TGGCATATACTTCACATTTTATCAGTAAAATTTATGTTCAAAATTAGAATCAAATATTGTACTCAAAGAAAAAGGCAGATGAAAGTTCTTCGACAAGTATTACATTCCTTCCCCCAAATTAAACTCGCCAGCCTCCTACAAAAACATATATAAACCAGAGTGCCCATAGCATGGTATGGTAATGGAAGCACAAAAAGGACAGATGATACAAGGAATTCTGACTCAACACAGAGCCATATATATGTATTTCAGAGGTAAGAACCGAAGTTAGGTACATTGCGGTTATCACCAGAGACAATAATACATCAGTAAAAAAGGGAATTATCAGATCTTACAAATTCTGGTTGTGCGTGAAAATCAAATATAGTTATGATGATCCAGTGTAACCTGGAGCCACAAGACTGTTGACCTACGCCAATCTACCAACCAATAAACATGTTTTGGCCAGCCAGAAAAATGGATATGCGTACAATTATTTTCCTAGGTTTGAGACTTGCAACTTTGAAAAATGTAATTCAAATAAAACTTTAGCCTCAGGATTAGGTTACTTTATGAGTTGTTTTTACTCTATAGTTGACAGAGCGGATATACACCAACCTGGAGCAAAGCTCCCACAATTTTCGGCAAATGGATCAACGTAGCCATGACTTCTAAGTGCTAACTGATCTCCCTCAAAAAGAAATGATGCTAACTGTTCTCCATCAAAAAGAAAAGGTGATACCTGATCTAGCCCTTTGCCTTATCCACGGACTATAAATTGAACTGATGGCTACAACACATTTCAAAGGATCACTACAAGCACCCCAAAACAGCGTGTCAACTATTTGACTCACCATTTGCCTTGCCTCTGTCCCGTTTAGTGTCCTGCTGTGTCGCATCTGGCGGAGCATTAGTAGCATCCTTGGTGTCCTTAATCTTGACTGATGCTAGCTGACTATCACTTCCATCGCTTTTTGAAGCAGAGGCCTTATCAGGAGATGATGTCTCACCTTTCTTCAGAGATTCCTCTTTCGTAAGGGCAGGACTTCTCAATTTTTCCTCTGCAATTTCCTTAACGACACCCTCTAATGTATCTAACCTGACTAAAACCGTTGCCAGCTTCGAATCGGCATCCTCCTTAACAGAGTCGGCTTCAAGTTGTTTCTGTTTCTCTACTTCCtcgatttttttcctttttacttCTGCTTCCTGAGACAAGCAACATAAAACTCTATCAGTAAATGTTTACTGAATAAGCCTTTCATATCGTGACAAGAATCTATCAAGTGCCAGAATAACATGTGGAATGTCTGGAGTTATGCTAATTTTAGTTTTACTTGAACACCGGATGGTTTCCACATAAAAGTATAGTTTCCTATTGAAATATACGGAATTCGGAGCAAACGTCCAACCTTCAGACTAGCAACTGTTTGTACAACTTGATATTTAAAGTATACTTTCAGAACAGAAACTATGACATTCTTTAGAAACCTGTAACTGCTTAAGGTGTATATATCCGCTGTATCACACATAATATTTCCTGTGAACAAACCAATTGATGGCGATGGTCTGTTTGCATTGAGATATTTCCAACAGCCAGATTTGCTACCAACAGTTGAGATTGAAAAGGGACTGCTCACCAATCACTTAATACTTTTTTGTGGAAATACCAAAATCTATCATGAAATTGCAGATATGTAAACATGTAGCATAACATTTTTAGCCCGTAGGGAACAAACATGTTTCTAGTAAGTAACTGATAGCATTAATAGTAGAGTgcaattttttttagtgaaaagtAACAAGGTTGGTGTGTTCATACTTCACAATGTAGAAAGAGAACTCCAAAATAGAGTATCTACCCGCAGGATCTCCTAATAAAATGGCTCAGTAACCAATGTAACTGAAAAAAAAGTGCTACATGTGCCTCGGCACATAAATAACATATCTGGCAGAGAGTGATCACTATAACATCGATGGTTTGAAAAGTCCACAGCACATGAACTAACAATTTCAACTGCCCTAACAGGTTCCATTGTACGTGCATTTAGGTTAAAACTTTATCACAGAGCTTTAACCAAGGGCGCATTTAGAATGCTGAATGATCATGACTAAGAGTACTTGGCTTAAGAGCCAATGTCATACAAGTCAAACTCTTTCACTTAGTAGCTCCAAAGGATCAGTTATGTAGCATTGATATATGAAAACAAGTTGCATCAT
This DNA window, taken from Triticum aestivum cultivar Chinese Spring chromosome 1D, IWGSC CS RefSeq v2.1, whole genome shotgun sequence, encodes the following:
- the LOC123182910 gene encoding uncharacterized protein; translation: MLPALRHRLRLPLAHLCRRLSSSSSSSGEGAAPVAPADAAAKAREAHAARMEAYKKVQEFDWSSGADWKTAANILFTVPPKRKEFGLDFHLVQLFFVCMPSLAVYLVAQYARSEIKRMEAEAEVKRKKIEEVEKQKQLEADSVKEDADSKLATVLVRLDTLEGVVKEIAEEKLRSPALTKEESLKKGETSSPDKASASKSDGSDSQLASVKIKDTKDATNAPPDATQQDTKRDRGKANGESNS